In Rattus norvegicus strain BN/NHsdMcwi chromosome 3, GRCr8, whole genome shotgun sequence, a genomic segment contains:
- the Lrrc26 gene encoding leucine-rich repeat-containing protein 26 precursor: protein MRGSFFSRLPPQLSLLLLLLLLLSWRRVWTQEHIGTDPSKSPVAPVCPEACSCSPGGKANCSALALPAVPAGLSWQVRSLLLDRNRVSTLPPGAFADAGALLYLVLRENRLRSVHARAFWGLGVLQRLDLSSNQLETLSPGTFTPLRALSFLSLAGNRLALLEPSILGPLPLLRVLSLQDNSLSALEAGLLNSLPALDVLRLHGNPWACSCALRPLCTWLRKHPRPTSETETLLCVSPKLQTLNLLTDFPDNAFKQCTQSLAARDLAVVYALGPASFLASLAICLALGSVLTACGARRRRRRTTVRHLIRRQPDPEGPASLEDVGSPTTTAIQA from the exons ATGAGGGGTTCTTTTTTCTCGCGGCTTCCGCCGCAactctctctgctgctgctgctgctgctgctgttgtcgtGGAGACGAGTCTGGACCCAGGAGCACATTGGAACTGACCCTTCCAAATCCCCGGTGGCCCCCGTATGCCCCGAGGCATGTTCATGTTCACCAGGAGGCAAGGCCAATTGCTCCGCGCTGGCGCTGCCCGCGGTACCGGCGGGCCTGAGCTGGCAAGTACGCTCACTGCTGCTGGATCGCAATCGAGTGAGCACACTACCTCCAGGTGCCTTCGCCGATGCAGGCGCACTGCTATACCTAGTCCTGCGGGAGAACCGGCTTCGGTCGGTGCACGCGCGAGCTTTCTGGGGTCTGGGAGTGTTGCAACGGCTGGACCTGAGCTCCAACCAGCTGGAAACTCTGTCTCCTGGCACCTTCACGCCTCTGCGAGCGCTGAGTTTCCTCTCCCTAGCGGGTAACCGGCTGGCACTCCTGGAGCCCTCGATCCTGGGCCCGCTCCCTTTACTGCGGGTGCTCAGCCTGCAGGACAATTCACTATCGGCACTCGAGGCGGGTTTGCTGAATAGCTTGCCTGCCCTCGACGTGTTGCGCTTGCATGGCAACCCCTGGGCGTGCAGCTGCGCGCTGCGCCCGCTTTGCACCTGGCTGCGTAAGCACCCGCGTCCCACTTCAG AAACTGAGACCCTGCTCTGTGTGTCTCCAAAACTTCAAACGCTCAACCTACTGACAGACTTTCCGGACAACGCCTTCAAACAGTGCACGCAGTCACTCGCTGCGCGAGACCTGGCGGTGGTCTATGCTCTCGGGCCGGCCTCTTTCCTTGCCAGTTTAGCCATCTGCCTGGCATTGGGCTCGGTACTCACTGCTTGTGGTGCAcggcgccgccgccgccgcaccACAGTGCGCCACTTAATAAGGAGACAGCCAGACCCCGAGGGCCCAGCCTCCCTGGAGGATGTTGGGAGCCCTACAACAACAGCTATCCAAGCCTAA
- the Tmem210 gene encoding transmembrane protein 210 precursor — MDSCPAGPLGLICLSLVLIPASAGTYCECSLGLSREALIALIVVLAGISASCFCALVVVALGVFRAKDDTCPGHSENRLEEPYGVQEDQIDLHTVHVESHLMDPDLEVSMMQSLENQTLTAMTAPLQPPPPPPPPPPPPV; from the exons ATGGACTCCTGCCCAGCTGGCCCCCTTGGCCTGATATGTCTGTCCCTTGTGCTCATACCTGCTTCAG CTGGAACCTACTGTGAATGCAGCCTCGGTCTCAGCCGTGAGGCCCTTATTGCCCTCATTGTGGTGCTGGCTGGTATCAGTGCCAGCTGCTTCTGTGCCCTCGTTGTTGTGGCGCTTGGTGTCTTTCGGGCCAAGGA TGACACGTGCCCTGGACACTCGGAAAACAG GTTGGAGGAGCCCTATGGGGTCCAGGAAGATCAAATAGACCTGCACACGGTGCACGTGGAGTCCCACCTCATGGACCCTGATCTGGAGGTATCCATGATGCAGTCCTTGGAGAACCAAACCCTCACGGCCATGACTGCTCCTCTACagccccctccaccccctccccctccccccccacctccaGTGTAG